The nucleotide sequence GCGAGTTGCCCCTGTCAGgtcatcggtgacgtgtcaTCATACCTTCTCGTTGTACCCGAAGTGGCGTGTTGAGGGTGAACACGCGGGGCCATGTTTATGTAAGTTTTTTTGCTGGGAAAGAAAtggcacacatcaaaacctttcgcgctattcggtaaaataaCACACAGAGTTTcgtcagacgtcttaatctgacattttttggatggccctttgtactcctttaaagtaATGAGGTGTTGCGCAGCGAGCCTTTCATTGTTTCCTCTTAAAACCCAGCTGTTTATGACGAAGCCTTTCGGGTCACGTGACGGGTTATACTTGCTATAAATGCCCGAAGATTTCGATGAACCAGCACACGCTACATCAAGCATTCGTCACCATCCAAGATGGCCTGCAAGTTTGCTGTTGTCGCTCTTTGCCTTTTCGTTGTCGGCAATGTCGACGCTGCTCCCAACGATGCATGGAGTGTAAGTATATTCGAAACCGCACAAATTTCGCTTCTCTCACCGTGTCCCTCCCCGAACCATTCTGGACGTTTACGCTTTGTCAAATATCACGATAGTGTGCTTCCAAGTGCACCTTATATCACCTTTGTGCTGACTCTTTAGTAAGCCTCTCCCTCGCGCTACATTACACAATGTCCCGCACTCTTTTACACACCGAATAACGCTTCTGATGTTCTAACATGCCCCAAAATAACGGCGGCGGATATTCGTGTTGACATAGTGTCGCACTACTAGATTCGGTGAACAGGGTAATCTATATCTTTGGTCCATTATTAAACTAGTCTACATCTACCTGTGATAACTTAAGTGTGTCCAAGCTTCTGCACGaaagtaataataattgtgggtttacgtcgcgagacaactgggtCTGCACGAAGGTATACGTAACGAACTGCGCATAAAACTTCGTTCCTTTAATAGTACATGCGTTTGTtccatgctaccaaccttcgcgaaccgcactctccgagtctcttagtcagctggactctcgccccttctccctttcgaaattgcttggtccctgggcCCATCCAGCCCAGGAACGAtatgcgctcaaagctcttttgacatttctgggcaccatcggacttcgatcgttattgtgaaggggctcattatttcattccccacatccccaccagcaatgtggtagagtatcgcctctggcgatgaacctcccaaCTCTCCagctcaaaataaagttgttgttgttccatgcTGGGTACTCAATAATCATAGGTATGCCAGCAGTCAGAGCTGTTTGGCTCAATTGCCGCCACCAGCACTCCCTCGTTTTTGGTCAACTGCCATCCTTTAGGGCACGTGATGAACGTTTCCTGGGGCACTTACGGCACAGCTCGGAGGCCGATCAGATCACACAAACCGATGTCAGCTATGGTGCTACTGTTGAGAGGATCATCGCAAATTCGAAGATATGGTTTGGCCGCGCTTTAATCCACGTGCTCACTGGGAAAATTGAAACCCCTAACAATCACTTGTCCTACAACTGCTACGTCATCATCAATATTGTATACTTGTCCTCTATCATTATGTGCGATGATAGCGAAGCCTATCTGCATCAGGATAAGTGTACTGCAAAGATGTAATTTAAATTGAAAGACAATTGCTGTAACTGTTTGTTTCAGGTACTTTCGGGAGGAAAGGAGTTTTTCCTGGTGAGCAGAAGTTATGTAAAGACCCCCGGCACTAATGAATGTGCCTACATGAAAGAAGGGTCTGTGGACGCTGACAAGCATGAGTTGACAACTAAAATGGGATATCGTGATGGAAGTACAAAGCAATTGTAAGTTTGACATTAATTGATTATTTGGCAACTGTACTGCAATGTAACTGAACAATGTCACATTCACAGCGTAGGACCAGCCACTTACACTATAACAGTCAATGCGGACGCAAGCGGTACCTACAATGAAGTCGTCGTTCAAGGGGACCAGGGTAAGTAAACTTGCACATAGACTAGTCAGTTCCAATAATCTGCAATAAAAACGCGTCTATGCAGCCTTTTTAGTTAATTATCGCGAGTATCGCGTATCACGTTGCACGAACGTGCCCACAACACAGTTCTAAAAGGTTCACTTACAGGTGATATGAGCGTCCTGTGTGACTCATCGCAGGTACTATAGATTCAGCGATATTCACTGAAAGCCATAGAAACGGCCTCACATTAGTGAGGCCAAAATCTCCAGTTTATgttttccttaaaaccaaccaatcaaccaaccaaccagcCATAGAAACGAGCTCCTGTTTTGTAAGAGATTTCCCTGTGCATACCTAAAGCTTCTTGAAATGTAAAGTGCCTTGTGAAACATGTAATTTGCTAATATGCTCTCTCTGGCAACGATGCTACGTTGTCCCGTCAGCGTTGTACAAAACTGCCTCCTATTCAGTTCCGAAAAAAAATGCTTCCAACAAACTAATCAGTTATTGTCAAAGCTTTATATGTGGACTGTTCTCTATAGTTGGTTTGCGCAATAGTGTACTCAGGCgcaattttcgtttttttttcggctttttttttcttcacagcGCCAGCTGGTATCACGTACAATCTGGTGTACTCAGATGGCAATGGCTGCAATATTTTGAAAGGAAAAGGAGGAATGCTGGATGGCAGTGAGTATTAAATTGGTGAACAATCTCTATCATTAGCCACGCACGATTTTGCCTCCGAAATCTGAGCGCCAACAGTCCGCCGTAAAGCGAAGCCTGGGTAAATCATTCCGAGTCTAACTAAGGCAAACGGTAAACTCGACCTGCCATGGGTCATGTGTAGAAACATTGCGCtggaagcagcagcagcagcggcgTCACGCTGTGCCGCTTGGCTCCGCGCTGTGCTTCTAAGCGCCGACACTTATGTCCAACTCAGTCTTCAACGATCAGTCTTCGGCAGTAACGGCAGCGTGCTTTGCACTGCGATGGTCAGCTTCACTCGTGGTCGAGACCAATGACGACTAGACGATGGCGACGCCGCGTCGTGGGATCCGACGCTGCCGCTCTTCGCCTGTCTGTCATCGCACGTCTTCCGACGGAATATGGGTGAGAGCAATGGCGGCACGCTTTGGCGAACAGACGATGAAATCCGTTTgatgttttctttccttttttactTACTTTTAGTTAAGGATAGAACTGGCAAAAAACTGATTAAGAGCTGCCAAAAGTGTCGCTTCTAGTTCATCATTTTGTACCCGTACCTTCCGTGTACAGTTCCAGATTTTCCGCTTTGTAACCCCTTTTTAGATATAAGTGCCGGGACACACGGGAGTCAATGGTTGTGTTGTTTATAATGAGACGTGTTTTGCTGCTGTGTAAATGTTCTGGTGTAAAACATAAAACATGTAGTTTTTGAGAGTACAGACAGTGTGATTGGAGATAAAGGTAGACAGACATTATCGCCTCACGTACTCTTAACGCTGCTTGTTCTCAGTTGACAGGGATGAAAGATGTAAACTAATACGTATCTTGCATTTTTAGAATGCGAACTGTGGGCGCCAGCAGAAAAGGTAGCAGATGCCCAGGGAACGAGCTGCAGTCAGCAATTCCAAAACAGTTGTGGTGCAGCCGTAGAGACACCCTACAAGAGCGGCTGCACAATCCCACAGACTGCATAGTACGGAGCACAATAAACGTCTTCCCGAGCATCCTCACTGTCAATCGTGTTTTAATTGAATACGACGACACAATGACAAAGAAATCAATTAAAAAAACACGAACCCATCTTCAGTTATAACACATGGTTGTAGCAGTCAGTTGTAACACACCGGCTTGGCGTTCCTCTGGACCTGGTTCGGTCATCATCGAGTTTCTGGATGTCGCATGTCGCTAAGCTGCGGCAGTGCGTCAGAACGTAGAATCCGCTCCAACTGTCGGTCTTCGCTCGAGCGTTTGTGTGCAATGCGACAATGGCTTCGCGCATTGGATATTTCCTGCAAGTGTTGCCTTGTGGGAGGATACCTATCAACAATATTCACATAGTTTTTGCTACCTTCGTCGGGAACTCGCAGTACGAAAGGACACGGCGTGGAAATCTCTTTCATGGCCTCTCCAATGGGGGTCTTCACATGGTGCACCTTTTTGTCCGTCAGCTTGTGTGGCGAGTCTTGTTTTCTCCGCGATGAGACTCATCCGTTCCTGAGACAGTGTGTATTTCTACTTTTTTAAAGGATGAGTTACCTGGGAAAGTTGTATTCACAGTGTGCGACACACCACTCTACATATGGGGGTTCTCGAGGAAGTTGCTGACACTATGCACTTCCTCGCCAGCGTTTTTCGTATGAGTTCATCTTCCAGGCCTCGCGTCGGTCCCTGTATTGGGCTGTTGTTGACTCTCTTTCCCCCCTCCTTTCTACCGGCAGCTTTTCGGCTCGGGTCCCGGGCAGGATGAGCTCCTGCGAGTAGGAAGGTGCCTGCAGAAGAATTTTTTTCCACGTCCACACAGGCACTCTACCTGTGGGACGTACTTATATTTTGTTAGGTTTGGACTCGTCGTATTATAAACCGCAATGTTCCTCAAGTCGGCTCCTGGCCTGTCTTCGGGAGGTACGTGACGTCATTGTATAGGTTTCTCCCCTCCCGAACAGGTACGGAGGACCCCCATCTGGCTCAAAGTACTTGACCTGAGAGGTCGATCGGACAACCGGCCTGACTCGGCGTGAAATCAAActacaaatctatacactttgtgGCGCACACACGCCGATACGCGAGTGCAAAAACCTCATTCAGGTGCGCTCAATGCAGGagaaacaaagagcgtcacagagTGTCGAAGAGGTCTGTCGAGATGcggaattgcacaagggcgcgcatggcagttaTGAGCTGATTTCCAGGCCAACACCCAAAAAATTTTTCGGTGGAATATGGACGCGCCCGCG is from Ornithodoros turicata isolate Travis chromosome 8, ASM3712646v1, whole genome shotgun sequence and encodes:
- the LOC135366211 gene encoding uncharacterized protein LOC135366211; its protein translation is MACKFAVVALCLFVVGNVDAAPNDAWSVLSGGKEFFLVSRSYVKTPGTNECAYMKEGSVDADKHELTTKMGYRDGSTKQFVGPATYTITVNADASGTYNEVVVQGDQAPAGITYNLVYSDGNGCNILKGKGGMLDGKCELWAPAEKVADAQGTSCSQQFQNSCGAAVETPYKSGCTIPQTA